The Rhodopseudomonas palustris genome window below encodes:
- a CDS encoding xanthine dehydrogenase family protein molybdopterin-binding subunit: MNILPGTMRFGAGQPVKRLEDQRLVTGHGRYLDDKPADGALWLVVLRSPHAHAKIVSIDTEAARAMPGVEAVLTGADLVADDVGTIPTLPIFKRPDGSPMALPPRRLLAHEIVRFVGEPVAAVIANSQAAAQAAAEAVAVEYDELPAVTDPTAAIQPGAPVVVDTAPDNIVAAMSYGDAAKVDEAFAKAAHTVSLDIVSQRLVPSAMEPRATIAEIEKKTGRLILHVQSQTPATTRDTLADAILKRPKDSIQVLVGDIGGGFGQKTGLFPEDGLVAYAAVKLNRKVRWRGDRTDEFVGGTHGRDLTSTASIALDAKGKVLAYRVSSLGGTGAYLAGAGVIIPLVLGPFVQTGVYDLPLVHFDIKAVMTHTAPVGAYRGAGRPEAVYIIERLMDAAARQLKMDPRAIRKVNYIKPTQLPYTNAVGQVYDSGAFAHLMERATELSDWDGFKARKKEAQKKGLLYGRGVTSYIEWTGGRAHVEKVSLHATAEGRIVLHSATQAMGQGLETAYSQMIAAALEIPIDSIDVVQGNTDLGHGIGSVGSRSLFVGGTAVAVSTVDMIAKAREKAANILEASVEDIEYAGGTLTIAGTDRKISLFEIAAKEKGTKLSVDSSGEVDGPSWPNGAHICEVEVDPETGVSRVVRYTTVDDVGNAVNPMLVAGQIHGGVAQGVGQALYEGAAYNDDGQLLTASYQDYCIPRADNLPPIDVTLDPSAPCRTNPLGAKGCGESGAIGGPPCVVHGVLDALAPLGVTSLNTPLTPEKVWRAIQDAKAAQAA; encoded by the coding sequence ATGAACATTCTTCCCGGCACCATGCGGTTCGGCGCGGGTCAGCCCGTCAAGCGTCTCGAGGATCAGCGGCTCGTCACCGGACACGGGCGCTATCTCGACGACAAGCCCGCCGACGGCGCGTTGTGGCTGGTGGTGCTGCGCTCGCCGCATGCGCACGCCAAGATCGTCTCGATCGACACCGAGGCGGCGCGGGCGATGCCGGGCGTGGAGGCGGTGCTGACCGGCGCCGATCTGGTCGCGGACGATGTCGGCACGATCCCGACGCTGCCGATCTTCAAGCGGCCCGATGGTTCGCCGATGGCGCTGCCGCCGCGGCGGCTGTTGGCGCACGAGATCGTCCGCTTCGTCGGCGAGCCGGTCGCTGCCGTGATTGCGAATTCGCAGGCCGCGGCGCAGGCGGCGGCCGAGGCGGTCGCTGTCGAGTATGACGAACTTCCGGCGGTGACCGATCCGACCGCGGCGATCCAGCCCGGCGCGCCGGTGGTGGTCGACACCGCGCCCGACAACATCGTCGCGGCGATGAGCTATGGCGACGCCGCCAAGGTCGATGAAGCCTTCGCCAAGGCCGCCCACACCGTCTCGCTCGACATCGTCAGCCAGCGGCTGGTGCCGTCGGCGATGGAGCCGCGCGCGACCATTGCGGAGATCGAGAAGAAGACCGGCCGGCTGATCCTGCACGTGCAGTCGCAGACCCCGGCGACCACCCGCGACACGCTGGCCGACGCGATCCTGAAGCGGCCGAAGGACTCGATCCAGGTACTGGTCGGCGACATCGGCGGCGGCTTCGGCCAGAAGACCGGGCTGTTTCCGGAAGATGGCCTGGTCGCCTATGCGGCGGTGAAGCTGAACCGCAAGGTGCGCTGGCGCGGCGACCGCACCGACGAATTCGTCGGCGGCACCCATGGCCGCGACCTGACCTCGACGGCGTCGATCGCGCTCGACGCCAAGGGCAAGGTGCTGGCCTATCGGGTCTCCTCGCTCGGCGGCACCGGGGCTTATCTCGCCGGCGCCGGCGTGATCATTCCGCTGGTGCTCGGGCCGTTCGTGCAGACCGGCGTCTACGATCTGCCGCTGGTGCATTTCGACATCAAGGCGGTGATGACCCACACCGCACCGGTCGGCGCCTATCGCGGCGCCGGCCGTCCCGAAGCCGTGTACATCATCGAGCGCTTGATGGACGCCGCCGCGCGACAGCTCAAGATGGACCCGCGCGCGATCCGCAAGGTCAACTACATCAAGCCGACGCAACTGCCCTACACCAACGCGGTCGGGCAGGTGTACGACAGCGGCGCCTTCGCGCATCTGATGGAGCGCGCAACCGAACTGTCCGACTGGGACGGCTTCAAGGCGCGCAAGAAGGAGGCGCAGAAGAAGGGCCTGCTCTACGGCCGCGGCGTCACCAGCTACATCGAATGGACCGGCGGCCGCGCCCATGTCGAGAAGGTCAGCCTGCACGCCACCGCCGAGGGGCGCATCGTGCTGCATTCGGCGACGCAGGCGATGGGGCAGGGGCTGGAGACCGCCTATTCGCAGATGATCGCCGCGGCGCTGGAAATCCCGATCGACAGCATCGACGTGGTCCAGGGCAACACCGATCTCGGACACGGCATCGGCAGCGTCGGCTCGCGTTCGCTGTTCGTCGGCGGCACCGCGGTCGCGGTGTCGACCGTCGACATGATCGCCAAGGCGCGCGAGAAGGCCGCCAACATTCTCGAAGCCTCGGTCGAGGACATCGAATATGCCGGCGGCACGCTGACCATCGCCGGCACCGATCGCAAGATCAGCCTGTTCGAGATCGCCGCCAAGGAGAAAGGCACCAAGCTCAGCGTCGACAGCAGCGGCGAAGTCGACGGCCCGAGCTGGCCGAACGGCGCGCATATCTGCGAGGTCGAGGTCGATCCGGAGACCGGCGTCAGCCGCGTGGTGCGCTACACCACGGTCGACGATGTCGGCAATGCGGTGAACCCGATGCTGGTCGCAGGGCAGATCCACGGCGGCGTCGCGCAGGGCGTGGGACAAGCGCTGTACGAAGGCGCGGCCTACAATGACGACGGCCAGTTGCTGACCGCGAGCTATCAGGATTACTGCATCCCGCGCGCCGACAATCTGCCGCCGATCGACGTCACGCTCGATCCGTCGGCGCCGTGCCGCACCAATCCGCTCGGCGCCAAGGGTTGCGGCGAATCCGGCGCGATCGGCGGCCCGCCCTGCGTCGTCCATGGCGTGCTCGACGCGCTGGCCCCGCTCGGCGTCACCTCGCTGAACACGCCGCTGACACCGGAGAAGGTGTGGCGCGCGATTCAGGACGCCAAGGCCGCGCAGGCGGCCTGA
- a CDS encoding dihydrodipicolinate synthase family protein → MTEFRGVFPYLVSPLGSDGRVRGDVLGRLCDDLIKAGVHGLTPLGSTGEFAYLDAAQRKAVVQASIEAAAGRVPVVAGVASTSTADAVAQAKAYEQQGADGILAILEAYFPLKDAQIESYFRAIADAVDIPVVIYTNPQFQRSDLTLDVIARLAEHPRIRYIKDASTNTGRLLSIMNRCGDSLRVFSASAHIPAAVMLIGGVGWMAGPACIAPRQSVALYELCKAQRWDEALSLQRRLWRVNEAFAKFNLAACIKAGLALQGYDVGDPVPPQAALTADERKAVEAVLAEIA, encoded by the coding sequence ATGACTGAATTTCGAGGCGTTTTTCCCTATCTGGTGTCTCCCCTCGGGTCCGACGGCCGGGTCCGCGGCGATGTGCTCGGCCGGCTCTGCGACGATTTGATCAAGGCCGGCGTGCACGGGTTGACGCCGCTCGGCTCGACCGGCGAATTCGCCTATCTGGATGCGGCGCAGCGCAAGGCCGTGGTGCAGGCGTCGATCGAGGCCGCCGCCGGCCGCGTGCCGGTGGTCGCCGGCGTCGCCTCGACCTCGACCGCGGATGCGGTGGCGCAAGCGAAAGCCTACGAGCAACAGGGCGCCGACGGCATCCTGGCGATTCTCGAGGCGTATTTTCCGCTGAAGGACGCGCAGATCGAGAGTTACTTCCGGGCGATCGCCGACGCGGTCGATATTCCGGTGGTGATCTACACCAATCCGCAATTCCAGCGCTCGGATCTGACGCTCGACGTGATCGCGCGGCTCGCTGAGCATCCGCGCATCCGCTACATCAAGGACGCCTCGACCAACACCGGCCGGCTGCTGTCGATCATGAATCGTTGCGGCGATTCGTTGCGGGTGTTCTCGGCCTCGGCGCATATTCCGGCCGCGGTGATGCTGATCGGCGGCGTCGGCTGGATGGCCGGCCCGGCCTGCATCGCGCCGCGCCAGAGCGTTGCGCTCTACGAGTTGTGCAAGGCGCAGCGCTGGGACGAAGCGCTGAGTTTGCAGCGCAGGCTGTGGCGCGTCAACGAAGCCTTCGCCAAATTCAACCTCGCCGCCTGCATCAAGGCCGGCCTCGCGCTGCAGGGCTACGACGTCGGCGACCCGGTGCCGCCGCAAGCCGCGCTGACGGCGGACGAGCGAAAGGCGGTCGAGGCGGTGCTGGCGGAGATTGCGTAG
- a CDS encoding S9 family peptidase: MTLSPPRDATPPVAPRRPHAFTTHGITINDDYAWLKDPNWQEVLRDPALLDPDIRAYLEAENGYTDSVLGHTDALQKTLVAEMRGRIKEDDSSVPQPDGPYAYLRKYREGGQHPQYGREPRDGGEIDIILDGDQLAKGTEYFEFGGRRHSLDHKLEAWSADTKGSEYYTIRVRDWTTRQDLPDVVEETDGGVVWTADSSAFFYVKLDDNHRPMQIWLHKLGTAQADDLLVYEEQDAGWFTHIHESSSGRFCVIAGGDHETSEQRLIDVADPTAPPRLVAARELGVQYSIADRGDELFILTNADDAIDFKIVTAPLAAPTRDNWRDLIPHREGIYIIDFDLFAGHMMRLERANALPSVTIRDLASGDEHAIAFDEAAYSLSASGGWEFDTTVMRFSYSSMTTPSEVYDYDMATRERVLRKRQEIPSGHNPADYVTTRIMAKADDGAEVPVSLLHRKGLALDGKAPLLLYGYGSYGHAMPAGFSANALSLVDRGFVYAIAHIRGGADKGWGWYLDGKREKKTNSFDDFAACARALITANYTSAKRIVAHGGSAGGMLMGAVANRSGELFAGIVAEVPFVDVLNTMLDDTLPLTPPEWPEWGNPIESEADFKTILSYSPYDNVAATNYPAILAMGGLTDPRVTYWEPAKWVARLRATMTGGGPVLLRINMGAGHGGASGRFSRLDEVAIVYAFALWAVGLADSAA; encoded by the coding sequence ATGACCCTGTCCCCGCCCCGCGACGCCACGCCTCCCGTCGCGCCGCGCCGTCCGCACGCCTTCACCACCCACGGCATCACCATCAACGACGACTATGCCTGGCTGAAGGACCCGAACTGGCAGGAGGTGCTGCGCGATCCGGCGCTGCTCGATCCCGACATCCGCGCCTATCTCGAAGCCGAGAACGGCTACACCGACAGCGTGCTCGGCCACACCGACGCGCTGCAGAAGACGCTGGTCGCGGAAATGCGCGGGCGGATCAAGGAAGACGATTCCAGCGTGCCGCAGCCGGACGGGCCTTACGCTTACTTGCGCAAATATCGCGAGGGCGGGCAGCATCCGCAGTACGGCCGCGAGCCGCGCGACGGCGGCGAGATCGACATCATCCTCGACGGCGACCAACTGGCGAAGGGCACCGAGTATTTCGAATTCGGCGGACGGCGGCATTCGCTCGACCACAAGCTGGAAGCCTGGAGCGCCGACACCAAGGGCTCGGAATACTACACCATTCGCGTGCGCGACTGGACGACCAGGCAGGACCTGCCCGACGTCGTCGAGGAGACCGACGGCGGCGTGGTGTGGACCGCGGATTCGAGCGCGTTCTTCTACGTCAAGCTCGACGACAATCATCGCCCGATGCAGATCTGGCTGCACAAGCTCGGCACCGCGCAGGCCGACGACCTGCTGGTGTACGAGGAGCAGGACGCCGGCTGGTTCACCCACATCCACGAGAGCAGCAGCGGACGTTTCTGCGTGATCGCCGGCGGCGACCACGAGACCTCGGAGCAGCGGCTGATCGACGTCGCCGATCCGACCGCGCCGCCGCGCCTGGTCGCGGCGCGCGAACTCGGCGTGCAGTATTCGATCGCCGATCGCGGCGACGAACTGTTCATCCTCACCAATGCGGACGACGCGATCGACTTCAAGATCGTCACCGCGCCGCTGGCCGCGCCGACGCGCGACAATTGGCGCGATTTGATCCCGCATCGCGAAGGCATCTACATCATCGACTTCGACCTGTTCGCCGGCCACATGATGCGGCTGGAACGCGCCAACGCGCTGCCGTCGGTGACGATCCGCGACCTCGCAAGCGGCGATGAGCACGCCATCGCCTTCGACGAGGCCGCCTACTCTCTCTCGGCCTCCGGCGGCTGGGAATTCGACACCACGGTGATGCGGTTCTCCTACTCGTCGATGACGACGCCGTCCGAAGTCTACGACTACGACATGGCGACGCGCGAGCGGGTGTTGCGGAAGCGCCAGGAGATTCCATCGGGTCACAATCCCGCGGACTACGTCACCACGCGGATCATGGCGAAGGCGGACGACGGCGCCGAGGTTCCGGTGTCGCTGCTGCATCGCAAGGGGCTCGCGCTCGACGGCAAGGCGCCGCTCTTGCTGTACGGCTACGGCTCCTATGGCCACGCGATGCCGGCGGGCTTCTCGGCCAACGCGCTGTCGCTGGTCGATCGCGGCTTCGTCTACGCCATCGCGCACATCCGCGGCGGCGCCGACAAGGGCTGGGGCTGGTATCTCGACGGCAAGCGCGAGAAGAAGACGAACTCGTTCGACGATTTCGCCGCCTGCGCCCGCGCGCTGATAACAGCGAACTACACCTCGGCGAAACGCATCGTCGCCCATGGCGGCAGCGCCGGCGGCATGCTGATGGGCGCGGTCGCCAACCGCTCGGGCGAGTTGTTCGCCGGCATCGTCGCCGAGGTGCCGTTCGTCGACGTGCTCAACACCATGCTCGACGACACCCTGCCGCTGACGCCGCCGGAATGGCCGGAGTGGGGCAATCCGATCGAGAGCGAAGCCGACTTCAAGACGATTCTGTCCTACTCGCCCTACGACAACGTCGCGGCGACGAACTATCCGGCGATCCTCGCGATGGGCGGCCTCACCGATCCGCGCGTCACCTATTGGGAGCCGGCGAAATGGGTGGCGCGGCTGCGCGCGACCATGACCGGCGGCGGCCCGGTGCTGCTGCGCATCAACATGGGCGCCGGCCACGGCGGCGCATCGGGTCGATTCAGCCGGCTCGACGAGGTCGCGATCGTCTACGCCTTCGCTTTGTGGGCGGTCGGGCTCGCGGATTCCGCTGCCTGA
- a CDS encoding O-acetylhomoserine aminocarboxypropyltransferase: MAAPKPPGFETLSLHAGQHPDPLTGSRAVPIYQTTSYVFQDTDHAAALFNMERPGHLYTRISNPTTAVLEERIAALENGVGAVATASGMAALHLAIATLLNAGDHIVASSSLYGGTINLLAHTLPRFGITTSFVKPRDHDGLRAAIKPNTRLMIGETIGNPGLEVLDIPKVAAIAHDAKIPLLIDNTFATPYLSQPIALGADIVMHSATKWLGGHGIAIGGVLVDGGRFDWRGSGKFPTLTEPYAGYHDVVFDEQFGPPAFIIRARMEGLRDFGACLSPTNAFQLLQGVETLSVRMDRHVANTGAVLDFLGSNKAVEWVLHPTLESHPDYALAKELLPNGAGSIVSFGIKGGRAAGRKFIEALKLTSHLANVGDAKTLVIHPASTTHQQMSAEQLTTAGIGEELIRLSVGIETADDIIADLAQALRVSQKV, encoded by the coding sequence ATGGCCGCACCAAAACCGCCCGGATTTGAGACACTTAGCCTGCACGCCGGGCAACACCCCGACCCGCTGACCGGATCGCGCGCCGTCCCGATCTATCAGACCACATCCTACGTCTTCCAGGACACCGATCACGCCGCCGCTTTGTTCAACATGGAGCGGCCCGGACATCTATACACGCGCATCTCCAACCCGACCACCGCGGTGCTGGAAGAGCGCATCGCCGCGCTGGAAAACGGCGTCGGCGCAGTCGCGACCGCAAGCGGCATGGCCGCGCTGCATCTTGCGATCGCAACGTTGCTGAACGCCGGCGATCACATCGTCGCGTCGTCGTCGCTGTATGGCGGCACGATCAACCTGCTCGCGCACACGCTGCCGCGCTTCGGCATCACCACGAGCTTCGTGAAGCCGCGCGATCACGACGGCCTCAGGGCTGCTATCAAGCCCAACACACGGCTGATGATCGGCGAGACCATCGGCAATCCCGGGCTCGAAGTGCTCGACATCCCGAAGGTCGCGGCGATCGCGCATGACGCGAAGATCCCGCTGTTGATCGACAACACCTTTGCGACGCCCTATCTGAGCCAGCCGATCGCGCTCGGCGCCGACATCGTGATGCATTCGGCGACCAAATGGCTCGGCGGCCACGGCATCGCGATCGGCGGCGTGCTGGTCGATGGCGGCCGGTTCGACTGGCGCGGCTCGGGCAAGTTTCCGACGCTGACCGAACCCTATGCGGGCTATCACGACGTCGTCTTCGACGAACAGTTCGGCCCGCCGGCTTTCATCATTCGCGCGCGAATGGAAGGGCTGCGGGACTTTGGTGCTTGTCTGTCGCCGACCAATGCGTTCCAGTTGCTGCAGGGCGTGGAAACGCTGTCGGTGCGGATGGACCGACATGTCGCCAACACCGGAGCGGTGCTCGATTTCCTCGGAAGCAACAAGGCGGTCGAGTGGGTGCTGCATCCGACGCTGGAAAGCCATCCGGACTACGCGCTCGCGAAAGAGCTGCTGCCGAACGGCGCCGGCTCGATCGTGTCGTTCGGCATCAAGGGCGGCCGCGCCGCCGGGCGCAAGTTCATCGAGGCGCTCAAGCTGACCAGCCACCTCGCCAATGTCGGCGACGCCAAGACGCTGGTGATCCATCCGGCCTCGACCACGCATCAGCAGATGAGCGCGGAGCAGTTGACGACCGCCGGGATCGGCGAGGAATTGATCCGCCTGTCGGTCGGCATCGAAACCGCCGACGACATCATCGCTGATCTGGCGCAGGCGCTGCGCGTCTCGCAGAAGGTGTAA
- a CDS encoding alpha/beta hydrolase: protein MQLNVNGIDTFVATGGKPFDASLPAAVFIHGAGFDHSVWALQTRWFSHHGFAVLAPDLPGHGRSGGAPLKTIAEMADWIAALLDATRAQPARLIGHSMGSLIALEAAARHPAKVASLALIGTTSTMTVGPDLLKAAEANDPAAIDMMTIWGLGPDAEIGGNLAPGLWMHGGSVRVLEANKPGVIFNDLSACNDYKDALTAAAKVSVPALFILGERDMMTPSRNGKTLAAAVSGARTIVLKGAGHTMMVERPDEVLKALQQ, encoded by the coding sequence ATGCAGCTCAATGTCAACGGAATCGACACCTTCGTCGCCACCGGCGGCAAGCCGTTCGATGCGTCTCTGCCCGCTGCCGTGTTCATTCACGGCGCCGGCTTCGATCATTCGGTATGGGCGCTGCAGACGCGGTGGTTTTCGCATCACGGCTTTGCCGTGCTGGCGCCCGACCTGCCCGGCCACGGCCGCTCCGGCGGCGCCCCGCTGAAGACCATCGCCGAGATGGCCGACTGGATCGCCGCGCTGCTCGACGCAACGCGCGCGCAGCCGGCCAGGCTGATCGGCCATTCGATGGGTTCGCTGATCGCGCTGGAAGCCGCTGCGCGGCATCCGGCGAAGGTGGCGTCACTGGCGCTGATCGGCACCACATCGACGATGACGGTCGGACCCGATCTGCTGAAGGCCGCGGAGGCGAACGATCCCGCCGCGATCGACATGATGACGATCTGGGGCCTTGGCCCCGACGCCGAGATCGGCGGCAATCTCGCGCCCGGCCTGTGGATGCACGGCGGCTCGGTGCGCGTGCTCGAGGCCAACAAGCCCGGCGTGATCTTCAACGATCTGTCGGCCTGCAACGACTACAAGGACGCGCTGACGGCGGCCGCGAAGGTCAGCGTGCCGGCGCTGTTCATTCTCGGCGAACGCGACATGATGACGCCTTCGCGCAACGGCAAGACGCTCGCGGCCGCGGTGAGCGGCGCGCGCACGATCGTGCTGAAGGGCGCCGGCCACACCATGATGGTCGAGCGGCCGGACGAGGTGCTGAAGGCGTTGCAGCAATGA